Proteins encoded together in one Acidimicrobiales bacterium window:
- the aroH gene encoding chorismate mutase — protein sequence MPPTVRALRGATRVDADTKEQVTERVQALVRTMLERNDISHDDLVSIVFTATPDLHSMFPAEAARGLGLGDVPLLCAQELDIVGAPGRTIRVLMQITTDKARSDLHAVYLEGTAVLRDDLPG from the coding sequence GTGCCCCCGACGGTCCGAGCGCTGCGCGGCGCCACCCGGGTGGACGCCGACACCAAGGAGCAGGTGACCGAGCGGGTCCAGGCCCTGGTGCGCACGATGCTGGAGCGCAACGACATCTCCCACGACGACCTGGTGAGCATCGTCTTCACCGCCACTCCCGACCTCCACTCCATGTTCCCGGCCGAGGCCGCCCGCGGTCTCGGCCTCGGCGACGTCCCCCTCCTGTGCGCCCAGGAGCTGGACATCGTGGGCGCCCCCGGCCGGACCATCCGGGTCCTCATGCAGATCACCACCGACAAGGCCCGTTCCGACCTCCATGCCGTGTACCTCGAGGGGACGGCCGTGCTGCGCGATGACCTCCCCGGGTAG